The DNA sequence ctcctgtCACAAAAACCCAAGAAGTCAAGATGTATTGACTTCACTTTATACAGATGTGCGATTGTGTGGTCTGTTCCagaccctgtcaatcaaacgctgATTTGGCGGAACATGCCACCTGTcgaaaccaagggggtaagcttcgcttcagcaCGCGAACCtacgatggcgccattttgttgctacaaagcgatcacctcttgatAGCATTCCAccgaccgccattttttttttacgtcacttgactgcgaataactttacatctgaagcgtttaaagactatttgtccattgtttctttctaaagaaacacgacaatgtataaaaggctccattaccttgtacctcacgttatggctccgtagcagacgtttttataaaaataggctaacgattgtgtcataaccacgagacttactgtcacacagtagaggaattaccgtatagtacaggagaagctcacaggcagtttggacttacattagctgtttaggtttaattactaatgttaactagcatgttagtgatcagtaattagcctgtgtctatgttatctccttacatacacctacactctccgtctctgtaagattgggaatgattgagatttctctcggcacagctaccagaagacttcacactttcagacaggttgctcacgtcacatttacgttgtgtcatttggaggctgtgcagtaaagcaagagatcaccggaaaagtgcttctaatatccttcactggtctccgtccaaagcaacggggtctattggtccattatataaaTGTCAATGATCaaaacacttgtgaaacactccgaagcttcatttagccgtagtcacatgacatgggtgttttgaatcacgcttCGGATCAGTGTTTTGAAACTCAGCGCTTCAGGATTTCGACAAAGCTTTGAAATGTCAGTTTTGCGTCAGCCATCCCAATACTAAACTTACAGACCCATGTGTACACTAGAGTGATATTTACAATACTCCAATGATATTAAGTCCTTTCCCgaagaaaatatgaaaaacatcTTTAATTGACTGAAACCGCTGTATTAATTTGTCGATTAAGTACATAGTTTGAGATAAGCAGGGTCAATACAGAAATTGTTTAAATAAgattagaacaaaaaaaaaaaaaaaaaaaaaaaaaaaaaaaaactggtgaaTGGAGTTTAATTGAACTTTAATTGTCACCATGTggaagggaactaaacaggctttccaacaaTTACCACAGAAATATCTACCAAACAAATTTCCTTACAGTTTTAAGTTTATATTAAATGTGTAATATAATCACTTGTGTAGGCCTACTTGACATTTTTAGCTGAGTATTTGAACCAAAATAGGCCTATTGGGGTTTCTTACCAATATTTTGATACAAATTCCAGTATTTAAGATATTTGCATTACAAATAAAGTTTCACAAAGAAAGTAAAATCATTTACAGTGAgaaaacatgcttttatttgatTCCATACAACATAGCAGGCAGGTTTATTGTaattcacacagacagacaaagatgaCTTGCACACCATTCAATTTAACAAAGCTTTGAGGTCATGTGAAGACATCATTTCATCAGGAGCTCCAAACTCTTTGAAAATTTCTGGTCAACTCCAGTTTTCCGCCATCGGTCAGCTCAAGACGGCACATTTCGCACGGACTATTGATGTACGTCCCTGAGCTCCACTTGGCTTGGCCATGTTGGTCGTAAACGACCAGGTTGCCGTCAGCCTGCATGAGCACGTGGACAGCACCTGATCCATCAGTGCCTGAGGCCCACACAGGCCTGTTGCCAGAGTCATAGACGACAAAGTTACCATCCCTCTGCAGGCAGAAACAGACATTTAACGGATATCCAAACAATCATACCAAATATAGAGAGAGCATTTCATTTTAGATAGTTACTCACCTGAAAGTAAGCTTTATACTGCCCGTTGTTGGAAGTCAGAAATTGGTCCGGATGGAGCTGATCATTTATAGACAAGGAGTTCATGATTCTGAAAGAGACAAAACTACATCTGTGATGTTGTATTGATAGTGTGTTCTTGGCATTTCTTTTGTGCTGCACCAGTAATTTGTAGTTGAATAGTAGCTTTACTTTTGATTCTGACAttgaaataatacaaatacatttgtaaTGATCCACTTCAGTTCATAACTACAATGAGCATGATGTACTAATTTATGAACAGATTGAAGCATCCTGTAATGACTCTGCATCAAACTACTATTGCTCAGTGATGTATTCTCTATTATAAACAGATAAATAAACCTATAATACATGACACAAGTAATTATATTAAATACATCAACTACTCTTGCTCAGTAATGTATGACTCCATCAGAGTACTTACAGTCTTGAATGTCACACCAGTCAGTCTGTGAGAAGAAGTGAAGGAGGTGAAATGTCTCTATAGAATAACTTCTTTATATCTGGTAGGCCTGCTGCCCCTAGGGAGCTTCTCCTAATTGCAGGAttggagtctggtgtgtgggagTCAGGGTTCCAGCTGCCTCTCATctaccacaatcaacctctgcttcaTTTACCCGGTCATTCCTCCACTCTGCATCACAGTTCAATTCAAGCTCCTGAATGAAATTCTTATTCATGTTTCCATGGTCTGTGAGATGATTTATAGATGGGGAAAGTAAAAAGAAttatttttatgtgtgtgtgtgtgtgtaaagagttGGGATTTAATGAGCATAACGTCacaatattttaagaaaaaaagtcataataaaaaTTAATAACTACATGATTTGTAGGCTTTAGTTAAAGTAAAATCAGCATTTTAGGGGTTAGGCTCTAAAATGAGCTCCAAACTTGTTGAGTTACGTTTACGCCACAAGATGTCACACTAATCTCACTGCAGTCTGTATGCTTCACCTTGCATGGATATTCCTGTGTATGGTTACATGGAACAACTGCACATAAAAAAACTgtacaaatgtaaaatgttcttttaatattaaataatgcTTCTCTCCATGCTAGTTTTCTGGACGGAGACTTTAAAAAGCCAGATTTAAATGGCAACAGGCTAAATCCCTCCTTAAAGGGGAACTTCAcagatttagcattaagctttgtatcagtagaaaccctggcagtatttttgaatgaccatgcttccctccctcatgtccccctgagaggggagatctctgtattgtgggtctggaaaaaagcctcACATGACGCAAagtgacgatttttgcgtcatctgaggcttttttgcccagaggcaaaagacttCAGCcagtattatttattattaccaTTTATTGTTGTATTATTACAACTATTCggcatagcccaaagggggcTGGACTGTCTgctttttccggagattgcgagtgtcagccatctttaatcctcgcttagcttctcagcaggagcagaaactgttcatcctgacggaaattttagaacaacaattatgtgcattcaaactaccacacacgtgtaccaccgggatacattggaacacatcggagaatatgcaggacagttattacagacggaatactcgacacactacgcgagcttcgcctgtacggagaccagcggtggtgctcgaCTTCTCTGGCCGGTAAAATGACCTCATCAGCGAggagcgttgaacgagtgtgcccgtggaaagctaacgctagccagccacctgttcaccagtcctgcttgcaagtgtcattaaacaaactggactacatccaacttcaacgaaactcccaaagTGAGTTCAGAGacggctgtgctgtgtttttgttgttgtggaaatattgctgcggacaatccagcctgctgtcaccgggtaagactactagtggaggtgggctgtgttaccccggactgcctgttgcagaaatggggtgatttgtatccaactaactgctaactgccggtggagtttgtgactgtaaaatgccgacaattctagctacatcccatgcaaatgtacggctgtgtttatactcgatgtttataccacagcccaccaagagctaatgctagtagctatgtgttagccttcttttattacatggcttggttgaattataatgtagaatgcggtctgttatttcttcataacagaccgctgctaaggataacacaccgttgccatgcatagcagagcgttgccatggacacagttctgttcagtctggagctatcaattaatccgctgaaagaagtccggctaatgtatcagctgtggcaaaaaactatatgttttaaatgtgtaacaccacttgagccacggtgaacctttttttcgtgtatatgtttgaaatgacaataaaacacacgtGTTGAGTCTGTaaagggtaggcgtggcttgggagtatacgctaaagcagcgaagcaagtgcattctgggatttggtgtcttttatccacatgagccaaaaacacattttctggtttttctcggcctagaagcgaccaatttctaaaaatatttcacatttctactacacaAGTGAcctaatttaaatatatattcatctttccaatgGTGAAATATTCCTTTAAGGCCTGTTCACACCGGGACGAATTTAGGGCGCGATATTTGCCGACATTTAACGCCTCGTGACTAAACAAAGGGCGCCAATGTGAGTGTGCACACCGACGCGAAAAACG is a window from the Perca flavescens isolate YP-PL-M2 chromosome 4, PFLA_1.0, whole genome shotgun sequence genome containing:
- the LOC114554474 gene encoding mannose-specific lectin-like, with the protein product MNSLSINDQLHPDQFLTSNNGQYKAYFQRDGNFVVYDSGNRPVWASGTDGSGAVHVLMQADGNLVVYDQHGQAKWSSGTYINSPCEMCRLELTDGGKLELTRNFQRVWSS